One part of the Natator depressus isolate rNatDep1 chromosome 28, rNatDep2.hap1, whole genome shotgun sequence genome encodes these proteins:
- the CLDN7 gene encoding claudin-7 produces the protein MANSGLQLLGFVLALLGWVALIAATILPQWRMSSYAGDSIITAVAVYQGLWMSCAWQSTGQIQCKAYDSILNLSSALQATRALMVVSIVLGVVGIGVASMGMKCTRCGGDNKVQKARIAMTGGLIFVVGGLAALIACSWYGNQIVRDFYDVMVPVNTKYEFGSAIFIGWAGSALVLLGGGLLSCSCPGKSGYKKSYPRSKAVSQPPTNREYV, from the exons ATGGCCAACTccgggctgcagctgctgggcttcGTGCTGGCCCTGCTGGGCTGGGTGGCCCTGATCGCGGCCACCATCCTGCCTCAGTGGCGCATGTCCTCCTACGCCGGGGACAGCATCATCACGGCCGTGGCGGTCTACCAGGGGCTGTGGATGTCCTGCGCCTGGCAGAGCACGGGGCAGATCCAGTGCAAGGCCTACGACTCCATCCTCAACCTCAGCT ctgctctccAGGCCACGCGGGCGCTCATGGTGGTCTCCATTGTGTTGGGGGTCGTCGGCATTGGGGTCGCCTCCATGGGCATGAAGTGCACCCGCTGCGGGGGGGACAACAAGGTGCAGAAGGCGCGCATCGCCATGACCGGGGGGCTCATCTTCGTGGTGGGAG gttTAGCGGCGCTGATCGCCTGTTCCTGGTACGGAAACCAGATCGTGCGAGATTTCTACGACGTCATGGTACCTGTGAACACCAA gtATGAATTTGGATCGGCGATCTTTATCGGCTGGGCTGGGTCAGCCCTGGTCTTGCTCGGGGGGGGTCTCCTCTCCTGTTCCTGCCCTGGGAAATCGGGGTACAAGAAGTCGTACCCCAGGAGCAAAGCCGTTTCTCAGCCCCCCACCAACAGGGAATACGTCTAG